In the genome of Yersinia enterocolitica, the window AGCATTTGATCAAAACTACGGCAAACCATAAAGGCGATAATACCGGGGGCGATTAACATGGCGATAACCAGAATAACCCCAACCGCCTGCAATGATGCCACGATGGTCAATGCCAGCAGGCAAAGTAAGCCATAGTGCAGCAATTTGACCGGCAGCCCAATCACCCTGGCATGGTTTGGATCAAAGCAGTAGAGCATGAAATCTTTACGCTTTAATAGCACCACCAACAGAGTGAAGCCGGCAATCCACAATGTCTGTTTCAGTTCCGCTAATGAAATACCCAGCATATTGCCGAATAAAATATGGCTGAGGTGCTGGTCTGTATCCATGCGGGAAAATAGCACCAGGCCAAATGCGAACATACCGGAGAACACAATCCCCATAACGGTATCTTCTTTGACCCGGCTATTATCTTTTAAATAACCGGTGGCAATCGCGCAGAATATACCTGAGACAAAGGCACCGATAACCAGCGGAATACCGAGCCAAAAGGCCAGCACAATGCCTGGTAGCACGGCATGAGAGATAGCATCCCCCATTAATGACCAGCCTTTTAACACCAGATAACAAGACAAGACTGCACACACCACACCGGTAATAATCGCGGCCACTATCGCCCGTTGCATAAAGGGGTAGGCGAAGGGTTCGCTGACCAGACTAAACAATGTATTCATACATTATCCTCTGGCAGGTGGGGTAGTGGGTGACGGCGTTTTTGCCGCGAACGAAAACGGGTCGCCAGTAATCCGTGTTTCGGCGCGAAGAAAAAGGCTAAGAGGAAGACCAGTGTTTGTAAGGTCACAATGACCCCGCCTGTTGCGCCGTCCAGATAGAAGCTGAGATATGCACCAAAGGCACTGGTAAAGGCACCAATGGCAATCGCTATCATCAGTAAGCGGCTGAAACGGTCCGTGAGTAGGTAAGCCGTCGCCCCGGGGGTCACCACCATGGCAATGACTAAGATCGCGCCAACAGTCTGTAAAGCCGCGACAGTACAGGCACTTAACAGGGTGAAGAACAAAATTTTCAGGCGCAGGGGTGATAGTCCTATCGACATAGCGTGGCTTTCATCGAAAAACACCGCCAGCAAGTCTTTCCAGATCAGACATAGAATCACAAACGAAACCAAAATTATGATCTCTACCTGCAATACATCTTCGTCTGCTATCCCCAGAATATTACCGAAAATGATCGACTGGACATTGACCGAGGTAGGGTTGAGCGAAACAATTAATAAACCAACAGCAAAAAAGGTCGAGAAGATGAAACCAATGATGGCATCTTCACGCAGACGAGTGATATGGCGCACTAATGTCATCGCCAATGCGGCGAGCATGCCGGTAAAGAATGCACCAGCGGCATAAGGCAGCCCAAGAGCATAAGCGCCAGCAACTCCCGGAACGACGGAGTGCGATAGCGCATCCCCCATCAGCGACCAACCTTTCAGCATCAGATATGCCGATAAGAATGCGCAGACGGCACCAACAATCGCACTGACCCAGATAGCCTTGACCATGTAATTGTAGTTAAACGGTTGCAGTAACAGTTCCAGCATCAGGGGTTATTCTCCTTTGACTGACTCTGTGCCGGCGGGTCATTCTTGGTGTGACCATAAAATACCGCAGGACGTTCATCATCGGTAATGACCGTGACGGTGCGTGGGTCATTATCATCGTGCAGTGCCGTACCGGAGAGATTGATATGGCGCAGAACACCACCAAAAGTCATTTCGAGATTCTTTTGGGTAAAGGTGGTTTCGGTCGGCCCGGCGGCTAGCACGGTTTGGTTAATCAGAATCACGTGGTCACAAAATTCTGGCACGCTACCGAGGTTATGCGTGGAAACCAGAATCAGATGGCCTTCATCGCGCAGTGCCCGCAATAAATCAATAATGGCATTTTCTGTTTTGACGTCAACGCCGGTGAACGGCTCGTCCAATAACAAGACTGAGCCTTGCTGTGCCAACGCGCGTGCCAGAAACACCCGTTTCTTTTGCCCCCCCGATAGCTCACCGATCTGACGTGACCGTAATGCCGTCAAGCCGACTCTCTCAATGGCTTTATCGACAATGGTTTTATCTTCCCGGCTCGGGATGCGCAGAAAATTCATTTTGCCATAACGGCCCATCATGACCACATCTTCCACCAACACTGGGAAATTCCAGTCGACATCTTCGGTCTGCGGCACGTAAGCGATGGTATTTTGTTTTAAGGCATGGCTGATGGGTTTATGACTCAGCTCTACTTTCCCGACACTGGGTTTAACTAACCCCATAATACTTTTAAACAGTGTCGACTTACCGCTACCATTCACACCGACCAAGGCGCAAATTGTGCCACCGGTCAGTGAGAAACTGGCGTCATAGATAGCAGTATGCCCGTTGTTATAAGTGACAGTGACATTATCCACTACCAGCTCCGGGCGGACAAAAACAGCATGGCTCATTGACCAAATCCTTTCGCGATAGTTTGTACAGTGGCGTTAATCAGATCGATATAAGTGGGGACCGGCCCCTTTTCATTCGACAGAGAATCTACATATAACACACCACCATATTGTGCACCGGTTTCTTTGCTAACTTGTTTCGCCGGTTTATCGGAAATAGTACTTTCACTGAATATCACCGGGATTTTATTTGCGCGCATGGTATCAATCACGTGGCGCACTTGTTGCGGGGAACCTTGCTCTTCCGCATTAATTGGCCACAAGTAAACTTCTTTAAAACCATAATCTTTTGCCAGATAACTGAAGGCACCTTCACTGGTCACCAGCCACCGTTGCTGTGCGGGGATGCGAGATAAACGCTCACGCAACGGGGCATCCAAGGCGGCAATTTTTTCAGCATAAGCTTTGGCATTACGATTATAGGTTTCAGCATGGGTGGGATCGTGCTCCACCAGTGCTTTACGAATATTCTCAATATAGATTAAAGCGTTTGATGGTGACATCCAGGCATGTGGATTCGGAATACCTTTATATGGCCCTTCACGGATAGGCAGGGGGGTGATGCCATCTGTAACCACAGCCGAAGGGACATCTTTAATATTTTCAAAGAAACGCTCAAACCAGCGCTCCAGGTTCATCCCATTCCAGAGAATCAAGTCTGCTGATTGTGCCTTCACGATATCTCGTGGCGTGGGCTGATAGTCGTGAATTTCTGCGCCGGGTTTGGTGATTGACTCAACAATGGCAGCATCACCGGCGACATTCTGCGCAATATCTTGAATAATTGTGAATGTAGTCACAATTTTGAATTTTTTATCAGAGTCGCTGGGTTTATTTTCTGCCAAGGCTGAGTTGCTGATCATCGAGGAGAATGCAACAAGAGCCAATAGGGTAATGGCAGGTAAAAAACGAGGTGTAATACGGCTAATTGAGTGCAGGTAGGGTATTTTTTGCTTAATAAACATGGCGATGTTCCCTTTCTTTAAATGAAAATGATTATCAATATCATTAGCGATGAAGTCAAGCCTTGCCATACAATAAACTAAAACTTACCGATAGTTACTGAATATAGCCTGATCATTATGTTGATAATGGTCAAGCTAGGCCAAAAAATCTATTTGGACGAGGTGACAACTTGTATATGCTACAAAACGGCTTATCAGCACGGGGAATACTGTGAATCCAAAAGTCGGTTGCCTAATGGCAATTTTATTGCTGGCGGGGTGTGCTAAACAAACTCCGTCACCACAAGCAAATAACGGGTGGCTGAAGAAAGCGCCACAGGGTGGTTTCCTTAACGCACCGAAAAGCAGCGGCGGTTCAAGTACAGTTGCCTATAGCGATGTAATTAAACAAGCAGCTAGCCATTACGGCGTTGATGAAACGTTGATTAAAGCCATTATTCAGGTGGAGTCTGGTTACAATCCTGATGTGGTGAGCACCTCGAATGCTGTGGGTTTGATGCAGATTAAAGCCTCTACCGCTGGTCGAGATGCCTACCGGATGAAAGGGCGCGATGGTCAACCGAGTTCAGGTGAATTAAAAGATCCGGTGAAGAATATTGATATTGGCGCGGCGTATATCAATATTTTGCAAAACCAGCAGTTAGCGGGGATAAGTGATCCGCAAACATTGCGTTATGCCACCATCGTTTCTTATGCCAATGGTGCGGGGGCGATGCTACGGACTTTTTCATCAGATAAACGTCTGGCAGTAAATAAAATAAATAGTCTTAGCCCGAACGAGTTTTATCAGCATATACAAAAGAAACATCCGGCCGCACAAGCACCACGCTATTTGTGGAAAGTAGATACCGCGTACCGGGCAATGTCAGAGTAATATTAAAACGCTAACCGATGTAGTCTTATAGGCGCCG includes:
- a CDS encoding metal ABC transporter permease; this encodes MNTLFSLVSEPFAYPFMQRAIVAAIITGVVCAVLSCYLVLKGWSLMGDAISHAVLPGIVLAFWLGIPLVIGAFVSGIFCAIATGYLKDNSRVKEDTVMGIVFSGMFAFGLVLFSRMDTDQHLSHILFGNMLGISLAELKQTLWIAGFTLLVVLLKRKDFMLYCFDPNHARVIGLPVKLLHYGLLCLLALTIVASLQAVGVILVIAMLIAPGIIAFMVCRSFDQMLIVATLVSVVACVLGTLISFHIDGATGPCIVIIQALFFVVALIYSHIKPVKGRKISPQAKAASAKNLPKGNLL
- a CDS encoding metal ABC transporter permease codes for the protein MLELLLQPFNYNYMVKAIWVSAIVGAVCAFLSAYLMLKGWSLMGDALSHSVVPGVAGAYALGLPYAAGAFFTGMLAALAMTLVRHITRLREDAIIGFIFSTFFAVGLLIVSLNPTSVNVQSIIFGNILGIADEDVLQVEIIILVSFVILCLIWKDLLAVFFDESHAMSIGLSPLRLKILFFTLLSACTVAALQTVGAILVIAMVVTPGATAYLLTDRFSRLLMIAIAIGAFTSAFGAYLSFYLDGATGGVIVTLQTLVFLLAFFFAPKHGLLATRFRSRQKRRHPLPHLPEDNV
- a CDS encoding iron ABC transporter permease; protein product: MSHAVFVRPELVVDNVTVTYNNGHTAIYDASFSLTGGTICALVGVNGSGKSTLFKSIMGLVKPSVGKVELSHKPISHALKQNTIAYVPQTEDVDWNFPVLVEDVVMMGRYGKMNFLRIPSREDKTIVDKAIERVGLTALRSRQIGELSGGQKKRVFLARALAQQGSVLLLDEPFTGVDVKTENAIIDLLRALRDEGHLILVSTHNLGSVPEFCDHVILINQTVLAAGPTETTFTQKNLEMTFGGVLRHINLSGTALHDDNDPRTVTVITDDERPAVFYGHTKNDPPAQSQSKENNP
- a CDS encoding metal ABC transporter substrate-binding protein, whose translation is MFIKQKIPYLHSISRITPRFLPAITLLALVAFSSMISNSALAENKPSDSDKKFKIVTTFTIIQDIAQNVAGDAAIVESITKPGAEIHDYQPTPRDIVKAQSADLILWNGMNLERWFERFFENIKDVPSAVVTDGITPLPIREGPYKGIPNPHAWMSPSNALIYIENIRKALVEHDPTHAETYNRNAKAYAEKIAALDAPLRERLSRIPAQQRWLVTSEGAFSYLAKDYGFKEVYLWPINAEEQGSPQQVRHVIDTMRANKIPVIFSESTISDKPAKQVSKETGAQYGGVLYVDSLSNEKGPVPTYIDLINATVQTIAKGFGQ
- a CDS encoding lytic transglycosylase codes for the protein MNPKVGCLMAILLLAGCAKQTPSPQANNGWLKKAPQGGFLNAPKSSGGSSTVAYSDVIKQAASHYGVDETLIKAIIQVESGYNPDVVSTSNAVGLMQIKASTAGRDAYRMKGRDGQPSSGELKDPVKNIDIGAAYINILQNQQLAGISDPQTLRYATIVSYANGAGAMLRTFSSDKRLAVNKINSLSPNEFYQHIQKKHPAAQAPRYLWKVDTAYRAMSE